In Bacteriovorax stolpii, a single genomic region encodes these proteins:
- a CDS encoding thiolase family protein has protein sequence MSAQEKIYLVQGKRTPFGKFGGSLKDVTPVDLAVHASKALISEIKLDPAKIDQVILGSVVSSSTDTMYGGRHLALKVGCRQETPGLVVNRLCGSGIEAILSAARLIKLGEASCVLAAGTENMSMVPHLVYGSRFGTKYGSLKTVDMLLDALTDQYAQTPMGITAENLAEKFQVTREQCDTFSYNSHARATQAYKDGLLQGEIAPFPLKKGSCDRDEHLRDDASLDEMKSLRPTFKTDGVVTAASASGIVDGAAAVIVASESFVKKEGLTPLAEIVDGFVIGVDPKIMGIGPSPAIKGLLAKTNMKLSDIDLFEINEAFAGQALSCMKDVDIPHEKINLWGGAVALGHPLAASGVRIAHTLARQLAHYKKTYGIASACIGGGQGIAVLLKRV, from the coding sequence ATGTCCGCTCAGGAAAAGATCTACTTAGTACAAGGGAAACGTACTCCTTTTGGTAAATTTGGTGGCTCTTTAAAGGACGTAACCCCTGTAGATCTGGCAGTGCATGCATCTAAAGCTCTGATTTCTGAAATCAAATTAGACCCGGCAAAAATTGATCAGGTTATTTTAGGAAGTGTTGTTTCTTCTTCAACAGACACAATGTATGGCGGTCGCCACCTGGCCCTGAAAGTAGGGTGTAGGCAAGAAACTCCAGGTCTTGTCGTCAATAGACTTTGTGGATCGGGTATCGAGGCCATTTTAAGTGCCGCTCGTCTTATCAAGTTAGGTGAAGCAAGTTGTGTGCTGGCTGCTGGAACAGAAAATATGTCGATGGTTCCTCACCTTGTATATGGTTCTCGTTTCGGGACAAAATACGGATCACTAAAAACAGTCGATATGCTCTTAGATGCACTGACTGATCAATACGCCCAAACTCCAATGGGGATTACGGCAGAAAACCTGGCAGAAAAATTTCAAGTGACAAGAGAGCAGTGTGATACTTTCTCATACAATTCTCATGCACGTGCAACACAAGCCTATAAAGATGGCCTGCTTCAAGGAGAGATCGCTCCTTTCCCATTAAAAAAAGGTTCTTGTGATAGAGACGAACACTTAAGGGATGATGCTTCATTGGATGAAATGAAATCGTTAAGGCCAACATTTAAAACTGATGGAGTTGTCACTGCTGCTTCAGCTTCAGGAATTGTTGATGGTGCTGCAGCTGTGATTGTAGCGAGTGAATCTTTTGTTAAAAAAGAAGGACTCACTCCACTTGCTGAAATCGTTGATGGATTTGTCATTGGCGTTGATCCAAAAATTATGGGAATTGGACCAAGCCCTGCGATTAAAGGTCTTTTAGCAAAAACAAATATGAAGCTTTCTGATATTGATCTTTTCGAAATCAACGAAGCTTTCGCCGGACAAGCACTTTCATGTATGAAAGATGTGGACATTCCACACGAAAAAATTAATCTATGGGGTGGAGCTGTGGCCCTAGGTCACCCATTGGCGGCTTCTGGTGTGCGCATTGCTCACACACTCGCCCGCCAACTGGCCCACTATAAAAAAACGTACGGTATCGCTTCAGCGTGTATCGGGGGCGGACAGGGGATTGCCGTCTTACTTAAGAGAGTTTAA